The Streptomyces sp. NBC_01353 genome contains a region encoding:
- a CDS encoding rhodanese-like domain-containing protein: MTTTAQVNAVLRTPPASPQAAAAYFSASLAFHADVSDVASAIAADGDPGFVVVDSRSTASWDQGHVPGAIHLPTALISEQAEQLLDRSVPVVTYCWGPGCNGATRAALALAQLGYQVKEMLGGFEYWVREGFPYETWEGPEKKDADSLTAPVDAEDCGC, encoded by the coding sequence ATGACGACAACCGCGCAGGTCAACGCCGTACTTCGCACCCCGCCCGCCTCTCCCCAGGCCGCGGCCGCCTACTTCTCCGCCAGCCTCGCCTTCCATGCCGACGTCTCCGATGTCGCGAGCGCCATCGCCGCCGACGGCGACCCCGGCTTCGTGGTCGTCGACTCCCGCTCCACCGCGTCCTGGGACCAGGGCCACGTCCCCGGCGCGATCCACCTGCCGACCGCGCTGATCTCCGAGCAGGCCGAGCAGCTGCTCGACAGGTCCGTGCCCGTGGTCACGTACTGCTGGGGTCCCGGCTGCAACGGCGCCACGCGCGCCGCGCTCGCCCTGGCCCAACTGGGCTACCAGGTGAAGGAGATGCTCGGCGGCTTCGAGTACTGGGTCCGCGAGGGCTTCCCGTACGAGACGTGGGAGGGCCCCGAGAAGAAGGACGCGGACTCGCTGACGGCGCCGGTCGACGCCGAGGACTGCGGCTGCTGA
- a CDS encoding PLP-dependent cysteine synthase family protein: MNNLLPGSSLSVAAQTVGNTPVLWMDDGYWAKLEGFNFGGIKDRAALHMVEQARRRGELRPGAPVVESTSGTLGLGLALAGVLHGHPVHVVTDPGLEPIVERMLVAHGATVHVVPEPSPRGGWQQARMDRVAELLSALDGAWWPNQYGNPDNPEAYGGLAGELSAQLDRIDVLVCAVGTGGHSAGISRALRATSSPALELVGVDSVHSTVFGLPAGERLMRGLGSSIHPGNVDHAAFDEIHWVGPADAVRAARRLASRQFATGGWSVGAVALVAGWLARTRPRGTRIAAVFPDGPQRYFDTVFSDEFCAAHGLLDAPTREEPAAYEGDARVDGWTRRVLERVR; this comes from the coding sequence ATGAACAACCTGCTGCCCGGAAGTTCTCTCTCGGTCGCTGCGCAGACCGTCGGCAACACCCCCGTGCTGTGGATGGACGACGGCTACTGGGCCAAGCTCGAAGGCTTCAACTTCGGCGGTATCAAGGACCGCGCCGCCCTCCACATGGTGGAGCAGGCGCGCCGGCGCGGAGAGCTGCGGCCCGGCGCGCCCGTCGTCGAGTCGACCTCCGGCACCCTCGGCCTCGGCCTCGCGCTGGCCGGCGTGCTGCACGGCCACCCCGTCCATGTCGTCACCGACCCCGGTCTCGAGCCGATCGTCGAGCGGATGCTCGTCGCCCACGGCGCCACCGTCCATGTCGTTCCGGAGCCGAGCCCGCGGGGCGGCTGGCAGCAGGCGCGGATGGACCGGGTGGCGGAGCTCCTTTCGGCCCTCGACGGGGCGTGGTGGCCGAACCAGTACGGCAATCCCGACAACCCCGAGGCGTACGGCGGGCTGGCCGGCGAGCTCTCCGCGCAGCTCGACCGGATCGACGTCCTGGTCTGCGCGGTGGGGACGGGCGGGCACTCCGCGGGCATCTCGCGCGCGCTGCGGGCCACGTCCAGTCCCGCCCTGGAGCTGGTCGGCGTGGACAGCGTCCACTCCACCGTCTTCGGCCTCCCGGCCGGTGAGCGGCTGATGCGCGGGCTCGGCTCCTCCATCCACCCGGGCAACGTCGACCACGCGGCCTTCGACGAGATCCACTGGGTCGGGCCGGCGGACGCGGTCCGGGCAGCCCGGCGTCTGGCGTCGCGTCAGTTCGCCACGGGCGGCTGGAGTGTGGGCGCGGTGGCGCTCGTCGCCGGGTGGCTGGCCCGCACCCGCCCGCGCGGGACGCGGATCGCGGCCGTCTTCCCCGACGGGCCGCAGCGCTACTTCGACACGGTCTTCAGCGACGAGTTCTGCGCGGCGCACGGGCTGCTCGACGCCCCGACGCGCGAGGAGCCGGCGGCGTACGAGGGCGACGCCCGGGTCGACGGCTGGACCCGCCGGGTCCTGGAGCGGGTCCGATGA
- a CDS encoding cytochrome c biogenesis CcdA family protein, translated as MTSGIGYLAAFLGGLLALLSPCSALLLPAFFAYSIDSTSRLLARTGIFYAGLATTLVPLGAAGSYAGRLFYGHRDLLVALGGWTIIVLGVLQILGMGFASRRIAEVSGRIRPTTAVSVYALGLVYGLAGFCAGPILGSVLTVAALSGSPAYGGLLLAVYALGMAVPLFLLALLWERYELGRRRWLRGRTIRAGRFELHTTSLLSGLFFVVLGTLFLVFDGTTALPGLLSVDDSFAVEERVGSLSRSVPDWALLVAVVAVVAAVLAVRAWRGRRRAA; from the coding sequence GTGACCTCCGGCATCGGCTATCTGGCGGCCTTCCTCGGCGGCCTGCTCGCCCTGCTCAGCCCGTGCAGTGCCCTGCTGCTTCCGGCCTTCTTCGCGTACTCGATCGATTCGACGAGCCGGCTGCTGGCCCGCACCGGAATCTTCTACGCCGGTCTGGCCACCACCCTCGTCCCGCTCGGCGCGGCCGGTTCGTACGCCGGACGGCTCTTCTACGGGCACCGGGATCTGCTCGTGGCGCTCGGCGGCTGGACGATCATCGTGCTCGGCGTGCTCCAGATCCTCGGGATGGGCTTCGCCTCCCGCCGGATCGCCGAGGTCAGCGGCAGGATCCGCCCCACGACGGCGGTCTCCGTGTACGCCCTCGGCCTGGTCTACGGCCTCGCCGGCTTCTGCGCGGGCCCGATCCTCGGCAGCGTCCTGACGGTGGCGGCGCTGAGCGGAAGCCCGGCCTACGGCGGGCTGCTCCTGGCGGTGTACGCGCTGGGGATGGCGGTGCCGCTCTTCCTGCTCGCGCTGCTCTGGGAGCGGTACGAGCTGGGCAGGCGCCGCTGGCTGCGCGGGCGGACGATCCGCGCCGGCCGCTTCGAGCTGCACACGACCTCGCTGCTGTCGGGGCTCTTCTTCGTCGTGCTCGGCACGCTCTTCCTGGTCTTCGACGGCACGACCGCGCTGCCGGGGCTCCTGTCGGTGGACGACTCGTTCGCCGTGGAGGAGCGGGTGGGGTCGCTGAGCCGGTCGGTGCCGGACTGGGCCCTGCTCGTCGCGGTCGTCGCGGTGGTGGCGGCGGTGCTCGCGGTCCGGGCGTGGCGGGGGCGCCGCCGCGCGGCCTGA
- a CDS encoding MerR family transcriptional regulator has product MEWSIQEIARKAGTTSRTLRHYGERGLLEPSRIGANGYRYYDQAALVRLQRILLLRELGLSLPAIAEVLEGQRDTPAALRTHLLLLEQERERIGRQIEAVRITLHKTENGEELMAEEVFDGFDHTQYEEEVTERWGRDAYEKGDRWWRSLSAEQKQAFMDEQAGIARDFGQAARDGLAADSDEVQAIARRQVAWLSTTTTPTKEYVIGLGQMYVDDPRFGRNYDKHGEGTVLLVRDAMKVYAERNL; this is encoded by the coding sequence ATGGAGTGGTCGATCCAGGAGATCGCCAGGAAGGCCGGCACCACCAGCCGCACTCTCCGGCACTACGGAGAGCGCGGACTGCTGGAGCCGAGCCGGATCGGCGCCAACGGTTACCGGTACTACGACCAGGCGGCGCTCGTGCGGCTGCAGCGCATCCTGCTGCTGCGCGAGCTCGGGCTCTCCCTGCCCGCCATCGCCGAGGTTCTGGAGGGGCAGCGGGACACGCCCGCGGCTCTGCGCACCCATCTGCTCCTCCTCGAACAGGAGCGGGAGCGGATCGGGCGGCAGATCGAGGCGGTGCGGATCACTCTCCACAAGACGGAGAACGGAGAAGAACTCATGGCGGAAGAAGTGTTCGACGGATTCGATCACACGCAGTACGAGGAGGAGGTCACCGAGCGCTGGGGCCGCGACGCGTACGAGAAGGGCGACCGCTGGTGGCGCTCGCTCAGCGCCGAGCAGAAGCAGGCGTTCATGGACGAGCAGGCCGGCATCGCCCGCGACTTCGGGCAGGCGGCGCGGGACGGCCTCGCCGCCGACAGCGACGAGGTCCAGGCGATCGCGCGGCGCCAGGTCGCGTGGCTGTCGACGACCACGACTCCGACGAAGGAGTACGTGATCGGCCTCGGCCAGATGTATGTCGACGACCCGCGCTTCGGCCGGAACTACGACAAGCACGGCGAGGGCACCGTCCTCCTCGTCCGTGACGCGATGAAGGTCTACGCGGAGCGGAACCTGTAG
- a CDS encoding DUF4287 domain-containing protein, whose protein sequence is MTDAVKGPAAYFPSIEKKYGRPISEWKALIRSSPLTKHMELVSWLKSEHGLGHGHANALVAHTLAEDNGK, encoded by the coding sequence ATGACCGACGCCGTGAAGGGCCCTGCCGCCTACTTCCCCTCGATCGAGAAGAAGTACGGCCGCCCGATCTCCGAGTGGAAGGCCCTCATCCGCTCCTCCCCGCTGACCAAGCACATGGAGCTCGTCTCCTGGCTCAAGTCCGAACACGGCCTGGGCCACGGCCACGCCAACGCCCTCGTCGCCCACACCCTGGCCGAGGACAACGGCAAGTGA
- a CDS encoding DEAD/DEAH box helicase: protein MSIFSSDHAVMPENDEIVEAVEATEIVETEASDVTEAAEAESSEPTITFAELGLPEGVVRKLAQNGVTTPFPIQAATIPDALAGKDILGRGRTGSGKTLSFGLPTLAQLAGGSTEKKKPRAIILTPTRELAMQVADALQPYGDVLGLKMKVVCGGTSMGNQIYALERGVDVLVATPGRLRDIINRGACSLENVQIAVLDEADQMSDLGFLPEVTELLDQIPGGGQRMLFSATMENEISTLVKRYLTNPVTHEVDSAQGNVSTMSHHVLVVKPKDKAPVTAAIAARKGRTIIFVRTQLGADRIAEQLVESGVKADALHGGMTQGARTRVLADFKDGYVNALVATDVAARGIHVDGIDLVLNVDPAGDHKDYLHRSGRTARAGKSGVVVSLSLPHQRRQIFRLMEDAGVDASRHIIQSAGAFDPEVAEITGARSLTEVQADSANNAAKQAEREVADLTKQLERLTRRAVELREEADRLVARSARERGEDPEAAVAEVTEAAEAEVAAAVVASEPVQERREEQRPAFRDERGNYERRDRGGDRGGFRRDDRRDDRGGDRGGFRRDDRGGRSFNRDDRPSGGGFRRDNDRPSGGFRRDDRPSGGFNRDDRGGRSFNRDDRPSGGGFRRDNERRDNDRPSGGFRRDDRPSGGFNRDDRGGFRRDDRRDNDRPSGGFRRDDRPTGGHRGSDRPFNRDRRDDRPAGGFRSGGSDRPYGRRDDHRGGDHRGTGSTGGSSFGRRDDKPRWKRNG, encoded by the coding sequence ATGTCCATTTTCAGTTCTGACCACGCCGTCATGCCCGAGAACGACGAGATCGTCGAGGCCGTAGAGGCCACCGAGATCGTCGAGACCGAGGCTTCCGACGTCACCGAGGCCGCCGAGGCCGAGTCCTCCGAGCCCACCATCACCTTCGCCGAGCTGGGCCTGCCCGAGGGCGTCGTGCGCAAGCTCGCGCAGAACGGCGTGACCACCCCCTTCCCGATCCAGGCGGCGACCATCCCGGACGCCCTGGCCGGCAAGGACATCCTCGGCCGCGGCCGCACCGGCTCCGGCAAGACCCTCTCCTTCGGTCTGCCGACCCTGGCCCAGCTGGCCGGCGGCTCCACCGAGAAGAAGAAGCCCCGCGCGATCATCCTCACCCCGACCCGTGAGCTCGCGATGCAGGTCGCGGACGCGCTCCAGCCGTACGGCGACGTGCTCGGCCTGAAGATGAAGGTCGTCTGCGGCGGTACGTCCATGGGCAACCAGATCTACGCCCTGGAGCGCGGTGTCGACGTCCTCGTCGCCACCCCGGGCCGTCTGCGCGACATCATCAACCGTGGCGCCTGCTCGCTCGAGAACGTCCAGATCGCCGTCCTCGACGAGGCCGACCAGATGTCGGACCTGGGCTTCCTGCCCGAGGTCACCGAGCTGCTCGACCAGATCCCCGGCGGCGGCCAGCGCATGCTCTTCTCCGCCACCATGGAGAACGAGATCTCCACGCTGGTCAAGCGCTACCTGACGAACCCCGTCACGCACGAGGTCGACAGCGCGCAGGGCAACGTCTCGACCATGTCGCACCACGTCCTCGTCGTGAAGCCGAAGGACAAGGCGCCGGTCACGGCCGCCATCGCCGCCCGCAAGGGCCGCACGATCATCTTCGTCCGCACCCAGCTGGGCGCCGACCGCATCGCCGAGCAGCTCGTCGAGTCCGGCGTGAAGGCGGACGCGCTGCACGGCGGCATGACGCAGGGTGCCCGTACCCGCGTCCTCGCCGACTTCAAGGACGGCTACGTCAACGCGCTGGTCGCCACCGACGTCGCCGCCCGCGGTATCCACGTCGACGGTATCGACCTGGTCCTGAACGTGGACCCGGCCGGTGACCACAAGGACTACCTGCACCGCTCGGGCCGTACGGCTCGTGCCGGCAAGTCCGGTGTCGTCGTCTCCCTGTCGCTGCCGCACCAGCGCCGCCAGATCTTCCGGCTGATGGAGGACGCGGGCGTCGACGCCTCGCGCCACATCATCCAGAGCGCCGGCGCCTTCGACCCGGAGGTCGCCGAGATCACCGGTGCGCGTTCGCTGACCGAGGTCCAGGCCGACTCCGCGAACAACGCCGCCAAGCAGGCCGAGCGTGAGGTCGCCGACCTCACCAAGCAGCTGGAGCGTCTGACCCGTCGCGCCGTCGAGCTCCGCGAGGAGGCCGACCGTCTGGTCGCCCGTTCCGCGCGCGAGCGGGGCGAGGACCCGGAGGCCGCTGTCGCCGAGGTGACGGAGGCCGCCGAGGCCGAGGTCGCCGCGGCCGTGGTCGCGTCCGAGCCGGTCCAGGAGCGCCGCGAGGAGCAGCGCCCGGCGTTCCGCGACGAGCGGGGCAACTACGAGCGCCGTGACCGTGGTGGCGACCGTGGTGGCTTCCGCCGCGACGACCGCCGTGACGACCGTGGCGGTGACCGTGGTGGCTTCCGCCGCGACGACCGTGGTGGCCGTTCCTTCAACCGTGACGACCGTCCGTCGGGCGGTGGCTTCCGCCGCGACAACGACCGTCCGTCCGGCGGCTTCCGTCGCGACGACCGTCCCTCGGGCGGCTTCAACCGCGACGACCGTGGTGGCCGTTCGTTCAACCGCGACGACCGTCCGTCGGGCGGTGGCTTCCGCCGCGACAACGAGCGTCGTGACAACGACCGTCCGTCCGGTGGCTTCCGTCGCGACGACCGTCCCTCGGGTGGCTTCAACCGCGACGACCGTGGCGGCTTCCGTCGCGACGACCGTCGTGACAACGACCGTCCGTCCGGTGGCTTCCGTCGCGACGACCGCCCGACCGGCGGCCACCGCGGCAGCGACCGTCCGTTCAACCGCGACCGTCGCGACGACCGCCCCGCGGGCGGCTTCCGCTCCGGTGGCAGCGACCGCCCGTACGGCCGTCGTGACGACCACCGCGGCGGCGACCACCGCGGCACCGGCTCGACCGGCGGCTCCTCCTTCGGCCGCCGCGACGACAAGCCGCGCTGGAAGCGCAACGGCTGA
- a CDS encoding MFS transporter — MSTEVSAPAKGGIWRQSRTFEPAVRLLFLNQLTINLGFYMLMPYLAAHLADGLGMAAWAVGLVLGVRNLSQQGMFLVGGALADRLGFKPLIVAGCALRTAGFGALAFAQSLPVLVAASVATGLAGALFNPAVRAYLAAEAGERRVEAFALFNTYYQAGILLGPLVGVALTGVSFRLTCVVAAVLFAVLTLVQLRHLPVRGKPAEAVEERGQFRTVLTNRTFWLFSLAMTGSYVLSFQVYLALPLAADGTAATTALFVVSALVALAGQLRITAWCARRLSRERCLVLGLVLMGAAFLPPVAVPGLGGLLLCAAALAVANAVLYPYEMDTVVALSGGRWVATHYGLYNTVCGIGITLGNLGTGALLDMTGWSATPWLVLCGVGLVCAGAVGLLGRGGRLSADAAPAAVPDSRA; from the coding sequence ATGAGCACCGAGGTCTCGGCCCCCGCCAAGGGCGGGATCTGGCGCCAGAGCCGTACGTTCGAGCCCGCGGTACGGCTGCTCTTCCTCAACCAGCTGACCATCAATCTCGGCTTCTACATGCTGATGCCGTACCTCGCCGCTCATCTCGCCGACGGTCTCGGGATGGCGGCCTGGGCCGTCGGACTCGTCCTCGGCGTACGGAACCTCTCCCAGCAGGGCATGTTCCTGGTCGGCGGGGCGCTCGCCGACCGGCTCGGCTTCAAGCCGCTGATCGTCGCGGGCTGCGCGCTGCGGACGGCGGGCTTCGGGGCGCTCGCGTTCGCCCAGTCGCTGCCGGTGCTGGTCGCCGCCTCGGTGGCGACGGGCCTGGCGGGGGCGCTGTTCAACCCGGCCGTGCGGGCGTATCTCGCGGCGGAGGCGGGGGAGCGGCGGGTGGAGGCGTTCGCGCTGTTCAACACGTACTACCAGGCCGGGATCCTGCTCGGGCCGCTGGTGGGGGTGGCGCTGACGGGGGTGTCGTTCCGGCTGACGTGCGTGGTGGCGGCGGTGCTGTTCGCCGTGCTGACGCTGGTGCAGCTGCGGCACCTTCCGGTACGGGGGAAGCCGGCGGAGGCGGTCGAGGAACGGGGCCAGTTCCGTACGGTGCTGACCAACCGCACCTTCTGGCTCTTCTCGCTGGCGATGACCGGATCGTACGTCCTGTCCTTCCAGGTCTATCTGGCGCTGCCGCTCGCGGCGGACGGCACGGCGGCGACGACCGCGCTCTTCGTGGTCTCCGCGCTCGTCGCGCTGGCCGGCCAGCTGCGGATCACGGCCTGGTGCGCGCGCCGGCTCAGCCGTGAGCGGTGTCTGGTCCTCGGCCTTGTGCTGATGGGCGCGGCCTTCCTGCCGCCGGTGGCCGTGCCCGGGCTCGGGGGGCTGCTGCTGTGCGCGGCGGCCCTGGCGGTCGCGAACGCGGTGCTGTACCCGTACGAGATGGACACGGTCGTCGCGCTCTCGGGCGGGCGGTGGGTGGCCACGCACTACGGGCTCTACAACACCGTCTGCGGGATCGGTATCACGCTCGGGAACCTGGGGACGGGCGCGCTGCTCGATATGACCGGGTGGTCGGCGACGCCGTGGCTGGTGCTGTGCGGGGTCGGGCTGGTGTGCGCGGGCGCGGTGGGGCTCCTGGGGCGCGGCGGACGGCTGAGCGCGGACGCGGCCCCGGCGGCGGTCCCGGACTCTCGGGCGTAA
- a CDS encoding metallopeptidase family protein, producing MLEMTRDAFEELVAQALDTIPPELTRVMDNVAVFVEDEPDPSDPELLGLYEGTPLTERGEWYAGVLPDRISIYMGPTLRYCESQEDVVHEVAVTVVHEIAHHFGIDDERLHELGWG from the coding sequence GTGCTGGAGATGACACGCGACGCGTTCGAAGAGCTGGTGGCCCAGGCCCTGGACACGATCCCGCCGGAACTCACGCGGGTCATGGACAACGTGGCCGTGTTCGTGGAGGACGAACCCGACCCCTCGGACCCGGAGCTCCTCGGGCTCTACGAGGGAACGCCCCTCACCGAGCGCGGGGAGTGGTACGCCGGCGTCCTGCCGGACCGCATCTCCATCTACATGGGCCCCACCCTGCGCTACTGCGAGAGCCAGGAGGACGTCGTCCACGAGGTCGCGGTGACCGTGGTCCACGAGATCGCCCACCATTTCGGCATCGACGACGAGCGGCTCCACGAGCTGGGCTGGGGCTGA
- the sigJ gene encoding RNA polymerase sigma factor SigJ: MDEKDLLAERFQADRTHLKAVAYRMLGSLSEAEDAVQEAWLKLSRSDISEVQNLSGWLTTVVGRVCLDMLRSRSSRREDPLEYYVPDPLVRGAEGTTRDPEEEALLTDSVGLALLVVLETLGPAERLAFVLHDMFAVSFDEIAPIVDRTPAATRQLASRARRRVQSAAPAPAPDLTRQRQVVDAFMAASQGGDFEGLLAVLDPDVVLRADGGKVLAAASRLIRGAEAVVNQALTFARFRRAYRKVLVNGAPGIVSYVDGQTAGLMSFTVVDERIVEIQIIADPERLATLGLPGLEG, translated from the coding sequence ATGGACGAGAAGGACCTCCTGGCCGAGCGCTTCCAGGCCGACCGCACGCATCTGAAGGCGGTCGCGTACCGGATGCTGGGGTCGCTGAGCGAGGCCGAGGACGCCGTCCAGGAGGCATGGCTCAAGCTCAGCCGCTCCGACATCAGCGAGGTGCAGAACCTCAGCGGCTGGCTGACGACGGTCGTCGGACGGGTCTGCCTCGACATGCTGCGCTCGCGGTCCTCCCGCCGGGAGGACCCGCTGGAGTACTACGTCCCCGATCCGCTGGTCCGGGGCGCGGAGGGCACCACCCGCGACCCCGAGGAGGAGGCGCTGCTCACCGACTCGGTGGGGCTTGCGCTGCTCGTGGTCCTGGAGACGCTGGGTCCTGCCGAGCGGCTCGCCTTCGTCCTGCACGACATGTTCGCGGTCTCCTTCGACGAGATCGCCCCGATCGTGGACCGCACCCCCGCGGCGACGCGCCAACTCGCCAGTCGGGCCCGCCGCCGCGTCCAGAGCGCAGCGCCGGCTCCGGCACCCGACCTCACCCGGCAGCGCCAGGTCGTCGACGCCTTCATGGCGGCCTCCCAGGGCGGCGACTTCGAAGGCCTGCTCGCGGTCCTCGACCCGGACGTGGTCCTGCGGGCGGACGGCGGCAAGGTCCTCGCGGCGGCCTCGAGGCTGATCCGCGGCGCCGAGGCGGTCGTCAACCAGGCGCTCACCTTCGCCCGCTTCCGCCGCGCGTACCGCAAGGTGCTGGTCAACGGCGCCCCGGGCATCGTCTCCTACGTGGACGGCCAGACGGCCGGGCTGATGTCCTTCACGGTCGTGGACGAGCGCATCGTGGAGATCCAGATCATCGCCGACCCGGAGCGCCTGGCGACGCTGGGCCTGCCGGGCCTGGAGGGCTGA
- a CDS encoding thioredoxin domain-containing protein, with amino-acid sequence MSKSKPIVIVSGVALAAALLGVVSYTATKPASGGTAGSSAVAEVSADPADGVYPELEAYARRDASDKLALGRADAPVVLIEYADFKCGYCGKFARDTEPELMKKYVDNGTLRIEWRNFPIFGEESEAAARASWAAGRQGRFWEFHKAAYAEGAKEKGFGKERLTALAKEAGVPDLARFTKDMDGAAAKTAVSKDQEQGYSLGATSTPSFLVNGRPIAGAQPIETFTEAIDAAAKAAKAKRGAAGE; translated from the coding sequence ATGTCCAAGTCCAAGCCGATCGTGATCGTCTCCGGGGTGGCCCTCGCCGCCGCGCTCCTCGGAGTCGTCTCCTACACCGCGACCAAGCCCGCGTCCGGCGGCACCGCGGGATCGTCGGCCGTCGCCGAGGTCTCCGCCGACCCGGCCGACGGCGTCTACCCCGAGCTGGAGGCGTACGCCCGCCGCGACGCCTCCGACAAGCTGGCCCTGGGGCGGGCCGACGCGCCCGTCGTCCTGATCGAGTACGCCGACTTCAAGTGCGGCTACTGCGGGAAGTTCGCCCGCGACACCGAGCCCGAGCTGATGAAGAAGTACGTCGACAACGGCACCCTGCGCATCGAGTGGCGGAACTTCCCGATCTTCGGCGAGGAGTCGGAGGCGGCGGCCCGGGCGTCGTGGGCGGCGGGCCGGCAGGGCCGGTTCTGGGAGTTCCACAAGGCGGCGTACGCCGAGGGCGCGAAGGAGAAGGGCTTCGGCAAGGAGCGGCTGACCGCGCTCGCGAAGGAGGCCGGGGTCCCCGACCTCGCCCGCTTCACGAAGGACATGGACGGCGCGGCGGCGAAGACGGCGGTGAGCAAGGACCAGGAGCAGGGGTACTCGCTGGGCGCGACCTCGACCCCGTCGTTCCTGGTCAACGGGCGGCCGATCGCCGGGGCGCAGCCGATCGAGACCTTCACGGAGGCCATCGACGCGGCCGCGAAGGCCGCGAAGGCCAAGCGCGGGGCGGCGGGGGAGTGA